One genomic window of Anoplolepis gracilipes chromosome 5, ASM4749672v1, whole genome shotgun sequence includes the following:
- the LOC140666238 gene encoding LOW QUALITY PROTEIN: uncharacterized protein (The sequence of the model RefSeq protein was modified relative to this genomic sequence to represent the inferred CDS: deleted 2 bases in 1 codon): protein MNMCRVQEELIQLHCIKAFSFAVIRFVARVTNNSLNTMELFKLDDLLSQMKTKLMSGTKETQMWVAEQILTYLKKTIDSEREHLVEKLVKCDIISIICDAMQMTCSSDKKFVTVVLECLEIISFNKKFYENRTAMSAINSMLSINYFAYTSSLKDMELFEEILQGICNILVRSLKLAIDFDTVCVPQQIISFLKNLNIQDLQNDKMKFIVVTILNVVLQQVTVDETIDVQIIIDVSCDALKSMIIIIKYGDDDNTILRSTALLCSICAGSSRFCFEQKSNQSEILQQKNNLLICIYDALMNIIIPYVKDADLSRIESNEFCRNFIFCLNNLYQLENCNHDDLSNYLVANGYLKYFLLLTLELPENLRRNICILLSQILSILCKREFSIKDKNEFAYCLRKDFLNLISKSSTKERWNDAVASDRNGGTALLILPYYHFQGTGEYKTSFFYITLLFRFYSHIFYIPYITFRNDVISLESLITRIMLFSTFKPISVLVLKPLWFLFAVTSTSHQSPNSIRDYNSAVIRLTNILQKLEISNFYTHHIDLLYYYLKCSNVSQNLLSQILNLWLIESDGDIKPLLSFNCEKVVRHLLIVIRNGYPEDVISAAMKGLRHLIQIDKNDKHIVEQIAETAWHMLPNILSLYDSNTVTHVKAALELANITQDHSKYLQIMPSEIIIRCAYNIVDIILKKNTDLKFMTLAITQAHILLLSDKLHKSFKVLQIYTQPMLLKQLYVYGFSKERSKLSTISIKLLTFIIQCQEKSSIKCKQPLKIHIKSLLDLLFYARKSSTSVINEMQFICYLLTQNIDKSAIVLEKISSADVDMVKYLYQVFHIIHAMKHEPQRDTVYQSLIVLLHFCNTKVTIKTLLPHICSVMSNYYLILNVVKTRYVSCQFIEFVTTWLNYRKATCNDVLWNPRSLFKSPFDEVLDHLKEYAVMLNNKGLKDAYENLQRALSQFQ, encoded by the exons ATGAATATGTGTCGAGTACAGGAAGAATTGATACAACTTCATTGTATTAAGGCATTCTCATTTGCAGTTATCCGTTTCGTCGCTCGTGTaacaaataattcattaaacacgatggaattatttaaattagacgACCTACTGTCGCAAATGAAGACCAAATTAATGTCGGGAACGAAAGAGACACAG ATGTGGGTCGCGGAGCAAATATtaacgtatttaaaaaaaacaatcgaCTCAGAGAGAGAACATCTTGTGGAAAAGCTTGTTAAATgtgatataatttctattatatgcGATGCAATGCAAATGACTTGTTCTTCGGACAAAAAATTCGTAAc AGTCGTTCTCGAGTGTCTCGAGATTATAAGTTTCAATAAAAAGTTCTATGAAAATCGCACGGCCATGAGTGCTATAAACTCAATGTTAAGTATCAATTACTTTGCGTACACATCCTCACTTAAAGACATGGAATTGTTTGAAGAGATTTTACAAGGCATCTGCAATATACTTGTTAG ATCATTAAAATTAGCTATAGATTTCGACACTGTTTGCGTTCCGCAACAGATTATATCTTTCCTGAAGAACCTGAATATCCAAGAtttacaaaatgataaaatgaaatttatagttGTCACGATATTAAATGTTGTTCTGCAACAAGTAACTGTCGATGAAACAATCGATGTACAGATAATTATTGACGTCTCTTGCGATGCACTAAAgtcaatgataataattatcaaatacgGCGACGACGATAACACGATTTTACGCTCTACTGCTTTATTATGCAGTATTTGTGCCGGCAGTTCTCG GTTTTGTTTTGAGCAAAAAAGTAACCAGTCTGAAATTCTTCAAcagaaaaacaatttgttaatttgcatttatgatgcattaatgaatataattataccatATGTCaaa GACGCAGACTTGTCTCGTATAGAGTCGAATGAGTTTTGCAGAAACTTCATCTTTTGTCTAAATAATCTGTATCAGTTGGAAAACTGTAATCATGACGATTTGTCGAACTACTTGGTTGCTAATGGTTATCTGAAGTATTTCTTGCTCTTGACTCTAGAGCTTCC gGAAAATTTACGAAGAAACATTTGCATATTACTATCGCAGATTCTGAGTATTCTTTGTAAAAGGGAATTCTCAATCAAAGATAAGAACGAGTTTGCATATTGTTTGCGCAAagattttctcaatttaatatcgaaaagCTCGACGAAAGAACGTTGGAATGATGCTGTAGCATCAGATCGAAATGGTGGAACGGCTTTATTGATTTTACCATATTATCATTTCCAAGGGACTGGAGAGTACAaaacttcatttttttatatt acactattatttagattttattcacatatattctacattccatatattacttttagaaACGATGTAATATCTTTGGAATCGTTAATTACTAGAATCATGctattttcaacatttaagCCAATCTCAGTCCTCGTTTTAAAACCTTTATGGTTTCTATTTGCT GTGACATCTACGTCTCATCAGTCCCCTAATTCGATTCGTGATTATAATAGTGCAGTTATTAGATTAACGAATATCCTGCAAAAGCTAGAGATCAGTAACTTTTATACCCATCACAtcgatcttttatattattatcttaaatgcTCAAATGTTTCGCAGAACTTATTaagtcaaattttaaatttatggtTGATAGAATCCGATGGTGATATCAAGCCATTATTATCATTCAATTGTGAAAAAGTGGTTCGCCATTTATTG ATTGTAATACGAAACGGTTATCCTGAAGATGTTATCAGTGCAGCTATGAAAGGACTCCGTCATCTAATTCAAATTgacaaaaatgataaacaTATTGTAGAACAAATCGCAGAAACTGCGTGGCATATGCTACCCAACATACTTTCATTATATGATTCAAATACTG tTACACATGTAAAAGCAGCTTTGGAATTAGCCAATATTACTCAAGATCACTCTAAATACTTACAAATAATGCCGagtgaaattataatacgCTGCgcttataatattgttgatattatattaaagaagaaCACAGATTTAAAATTCATGACTTTAGCTATAACGCAAGCACATATTTTGTTGCTTTCCGATAAATTACATAAGTCATTTAAAG TGCTTCAAATATACACACAACCTATGCTATTAAAACAATTGTACGTTTATGgattttcaaaagaaagaTCAAAATTGTCCacaattagtataaaattgcTCACATTCATTATTCAATGCCAAGAAAAATCATCAATAAAG TGCAAACAGCCACTTAAGATTCACATAAAAAGCTTACttgatcttttattttatgcgaGGAAATCATCAACTTCTGTAATAAAtgaaatgcaatttatatgttatcttttaacacaaaatattgataaatcgGCTATtgttttggaaaaaatttcatCTGCTGATGTAGATATGGTTAAGTATCTCTACCAGGTGTTCCATATCATTCACGCAATG AAACATGAGCCGCAACGAGACACAGTATATCAAAGTTTAATAGTTCTATTACATTTCTGTAATACTAAAGTAACTATTAAAACACTACTACCTCATATTTGTTCCGTAATGAGCAATTATTATCTCATTCTTAATGTCGTAAAGACACGATATGTGTCGTGTCAATTTATCGAATTCGTCACTACATGGCTAAATTATCGCAAAGCAACTTGTAACGATGTATTGTGGAATCCTAGATCATTGTTTAAATCCCCATTCGATGAAGTTTTAGATCATCTTAAGGAATACGCTGtgatgttaaataataaagggTTGAAAGATGCTTATGAGAATCTTCAACGTGCG ctGTCACAATTCCAATGA
- the LOC140666249 gene encoding uncharacterized protein isoform X2 has product MTTENWVDYIARFRNTVEEADGAPSSSIDRSPAPLNMALRVAFVLSLILVIGHLQEGPGSLAKTFTFPEYPYKETTKNELLFRQFEQACEESGACKMQSQHRSGDVAKTRCIRECVSPSCYKEIYLFDQLEEGEIDVRLNSFKGCFMQRNGRPRKTCYPERIKSL; this is encoded by the exons TAGAAACACGGTAGAGGAAGCAGACGGAGCGCCATCCTCATCTATTGATCGGTCACCGGCTCCGCTCAACATGGCACTAAGGGTGGCGTTCGTGCTCAGCTTGATCCTCGTCATCGGCCATCTCCAGGAAGGACCAGGATCCCTCGCCAAGACCTTCACATTTCCCGAGTACCCGTACAAGGAGACCACCAAGAAT GAGCTTCTCTTTAGACAATTCGAGCAGGCTTGTGAGGAGAGCGGAGCCTGCAAAATGCAATCGCAGCACAGAAGCGGTGATGTTGCGAAAACACGATGCATCCGAGAATGCGTGTCGCCGTCCTGTTACAAggagatttatttattcgatcAA TTGGAGGAGGGTGAGATTGACGTGAGATTAAATTCCTTCAAAGGTTGCTTCATGCAGCGAAACGGTCGACCGCGaaa AACTTGCTACCCCGAAAGGATTAAATCGTTGTAA